One segment of Castanea sativa cultivar Marrone di Chiusa Pesio chromosome 3, ASM4071231v1 DNA contains the following:
- the LOC142629447 gene encoding uncharacterized protein LOC142629447, with protein MNQNQNLVLGLNPALRSESYGYYSEQNYTMMEKRQLFLRSYQFCRKRSLSERLKGSFIRVKRVICFRLRSARRFRKLVCSGLRYGFYYRRRKFLRLVNSKKNYSSSNCFW; from the coding sequence ATGAATCAGAATCAGAACCTTGTTTTGGGTCTAAACCCAGCACTGAGGAGCGAGTCATATGGGTACTACTCAGAGCAGAACTACACAATGATGGAGAAGAGGCAACTTTTCCTTAGAAGCTATCAGTTCTGCAGAAAAAGGAGCTTATCTGAGAGACTCAAGGGGTCCTTCATCCGTGTCAAGAGGGTCATATGTTTTAGGCTTCGATCCGCTCGTAGATTCAGGAAGTTGGTCTGTTCCGGGCTTAGATACGGTTTCTATTACCGCAGAAGAAAATTCCTAAGACTCGTCAACAGCAAAAAAAACTACTCCTCCTCCAACTGCTTCTGGTAG